GGAGCAGGTATGAAATGAAGTCGAGAGGGGGGAAAGCCTATCCATATCAATGTAAGCCTCGTCTGACCACCTGCAGACGATTGAGGCGCAGCCATGGGTATCACAAATACCTAAGCCCAAGAACAGGGTTGTGACGGTGACGAATAATTGCTTGCAAGCAAAGACACTCCCACAATCCCCGGTCCAGTCATGGACGCTTCTTCCACCGAAACTGCAGGTCAGCAATGCAAGGCATCCGCCCAGATTCAGCTCTATTGACTACTCCGCATATAGCAAAGAAAGGCATGGCCTGGAGAAGCGGAGTGCCCGAGATCCAACCTTGCAAATATGACTTCCCAAGCCGCCGCACGAGGCTCCACGGTACCTAGTATGCCATTACGAACATCAAGAAACAACGATTCGGTACAGAAAGCGTCGTCTATTATACATATGCAGTATCTCGAGACCATTACCAAGCATATATTGCCTGATTGCGCTCGTGTACAGCTTCGTCGTCTCTCCCATTCCACAACACCATGGCTACGCTCAACAGCCCTCTCAATAAAACCCCGATTGACGATGCTACCAGAAGCGAGATTATCGAGAGCTTTTGGCCCGCAAACAGATACACAAAACTCCGATATGACGATTTGGACTGGGAGTCTTACTTTAGGTTCTACACCAAGCAATGCCACGATGCCTTGATCGATCAAGGTCGGCATGTCCTGGCAAGAACCCACCAAGACATTTTTGATATAGTGCGCCGATTCGAAGACCTCACTCCTCGAGACGAAATTAAAAAAGGCCTCAGATCAAGGCTTAATACGCCCCATCGACACAACGAAGACGACATATTAGACCGCACGATCGATCTTGCAGCCCGATTACATCTCATGGTCAACATTGCTGTCGACAAACCTGTAATTTCCGGCCAGGTGCAGCTAAGATGGGTATCTGGAATACTTAAAGAACATCTCAACCATCATTTTAGCGAGCCGCAGGTACTTGGAAATGATGGTATCAAGCTAGAACAAATGTTCACAGCGGTGAACCTAGAGCGCATTGCGGGAATTAGGATAAAGCCCACGGATAACTTGGCAGACCACCTGCGGATGATTGATAAAGAGGACAAGGTTGTTGCGATATTCCACCATACTGCATTCCTGAGGCGGCAGACTAGGTGCGTCCAACGACAAGATTTTAAAACCTCCTGCTGACCGGAACAGTTGCTTGTATCCGGATGGTCTCCGGGAAGAGACACTGCGGACATTGTCGCTTCTCTTCCCTCGACACGATGAACAAACTCGGAAGTGGTTAAGGAGACACCCCGAATCATATCGGATTGACATGGCACTTCTGAAATGTGACCCGATGCGACTCGACCATCGACAAATTGAGAAATTCCACTTCTGGCACGACCGCCTGATTATCTTGAAGCAGGCTTTCGACCAGTCTCGACCTGCAACAATATCTCAGTGGTGGTGGGATCGACGGAATGGTGTCCAATGGTATACCTTCTGGGTCGCTATTGTTGTTCTTTTCTTGACCATCTTCTTTGGCATGGTGCAGAGCGTTGAAGGGGCATTGCAGGTCTACAAGGCGTTTCATCCGTCGTAGCCATCTTGACACAACTGGACTCGCTAGTGATTGCCAGCTGAGGGGAGATCTTTGTGTTTAGCTGCGGCTGGTTCAAATCTACGGTGAAACTCGAATTGCTCCTTAAACCGAACTCTGTCGATTTACAGTCCACCCATTAGCCATACTCAAGTGCTCAATTTTGGCAGGACGAAAGCTATTTTGTGAATCCTTGTCTGAAGCTTGAGCTTTCACATGCCTATTTAGTCCACGCAATCGGTAATAGATTTACGCGTTGTTAGTTTATAGGAATAGGGGAATAGCAATAAATGATAATACTAATTAGAGAAcctaattaaaataagaaaaaaatacctTTACCCAGGTATTTATTATGACACTTCAAAGCTATAGGTCACATTAAATGTGGACTTGGTCCTTGGTTGAATCTATCTATCGAAGGAATCGAGGTCTTTTCATAGCTACAATCGGAAGGCATCGAGAAGGCCACGGttcaatggaaaagaccCGGGTGCCCTCATTCAAGGTTTTGAACTAGCTAGTCTAGCCAGACTTCCTGCATGACGAGTCTTTGCTAGTTACGCACTTAATGACCCCAAATGCTAAATTACGTATTCGTTGACATCTGTTTTTACACCCTAATCGGCACCGTCGAATTCTTACATCATCTCAGAAATGGTTCGTGAACGCACTACGATTAGTTCCTAAGTCTAATTACGTGACGGGATAAAGTCAAATGCAACTCAAAAATAAGGCTTATGGCCTAACGAGGCCTTGTTGAGCATTGTCACGTGCTGAGTTGCAGTATAAGAAAAAGCAGATCTACCAAATTAAATTGGCAGTTAAAACACCTACCACATCACACACTCCTGGCTTTGCTGCCCAATATTGTTTTCTAGCCTACAGTGGGTGGCCGTGAGTATTCGACCTTTCTGAAGCCAATCTACGCCTCAGGGTGATCGAATACTTCATTCCACAAGCGGTAGCCAACAGCAATTTCGTCAGCCTTGTCTCGTCTTGCAACCTCCATTTCCCAACTCCTACcttgcagccatggcggcgatcCACAACGATGTGGCTGCTGCAAGGGATATACACAATCCAACAACGTACTGCAAGCACAAGCCTCTTGAGTGAGTCTTTATTCAGAGGTCCAAAATGCTGTGTCAGTCTAACAGTACCGCAGGCTGCGTGGCCGAACAATCGAGGGTATAGTAGGATCCGACCCCCCAACGACGTTTACCGTTCACGAGCACTTGATATGCTCATCTTCCGAGTTTTTTAAAAGCGCAATGAATGGTCGCTGGGAGCCATCAATCAACGGGTCCGTGAACTTAGGCGAGGAAGACCCAGAACTGTTCGATTTATACCTCCACTGGCTGTATAGTCAAACGCTCCTGGCTCAAAACGACAGCCCAGGGTATGCAGGAAATACCGAGTACCTACAGCTCGCAAAAGCATACGTGCTGGGAGACATGATGCAGGATGCGAAATTTAAAGACGCAGTCCTAGATGCAATGCTGATCAAGTCACGATCTTTAGCATCTGATGGCAAATACTGGTATCCTGTTGGACCAGTCATCCGTTACATATATGACAGGACGTTGGAATCGTCCAAGGCTCGGCGCCTTTTGGTCGACATGTATACTTATCACGGCCAGGGAAATTGGCTAACAACATGGGCTAGTGAAGACGACCTGCCCAAGCAATTTCTGTTCGATCTCGCGGCTTCAATGCTAGACATTAGGCCTTGCCTAAAGAAATTGGCTCATACAGCAGGGCGTTGCGAGTATCATGAACATGCTCAGGATTCGAATACTTGCCACATAAACCCCTTGGTATCAAGACCCATGGATCTAGCACAACCAAAACCTGCGGAGGCTAGAGATGTTTGGGGAGCAATACGTGATTTCCCTTACGAAAACTGTCTGGTCTCTATACTATTCCTTCTAGGATTCGTTTTATGTGTTCTTTTATGCGTTCTTTCATGCTTGCTGCTTTTTCAATGTATATTTGATATAGTAGACCCTGATGACAATAAATGAGTTGTCCTATCAAATTTACCCTTAAATAGTTTCTAGTGTGTTACCGCGCTTCGCTAACCCGACCTTTGTAATCGTAGAATGGCGCAACAATTGACACCGGCATCGGACGTATCCCGAGAAGGAAATACTGCTATTTGGTTATTGGAAATACGGTGGCACTATTATAGCAGAATTCTATCTTGTCcgtaataataatataatatgTTCTTTGGTTTGTTTTTTtgaatataatataatatcacGGTCTAGCTAGCGCCTTCTATAAATATTGTACCTTAGTTGTACCTCGATCTTATATAATCAAGGCACTCCTTTTATCTCAAGACTATATGTGTTCAGCTGCGACGTTCAACATGTTTTGTGGTATTGTCTAGCTTGAAGAACTCAGATGCTTTTTGCCACCACTCCTTGACTACCTGAATTTATTTTCGTGGTTAGCAAGctttttagattttatgtCAGACAATTGGGGGTCACAAAAGATCCAGTATAATAGCAAAGGCACACAATTATATTAAATAGTAATTATCTAAGGAGAAAGAACTTCTTTAAGAGCTGCACGGTTCCCCTGCAGTTCTTTATACATAAAAGAAACCTTTGATAGATAACGCAGTTGCTGTAATGCCCCACGTGAGGTACAATCAGGGTAGGCCTGATATGCGATATTTGATCTAAAATACTTTGAACACCCGTTAAGTTGCCAAGCCTTGGCTTTCATCTTTCGCGGTAACAAGCTCTGGAGATGATCCAAgaagccaacattgaatgagACATCTCACAGCATGATTGTTTGGACGGCTTTAGACAAATGACAGTCTATTGACTTTCCAGACAAAAGAGTAGAATTGTATAGAAACTAAGTACTTTAGAACACTCCTACTTCTAAGAGTAGGATAGTAATTGCTCTTTTCTGAATAAGCGAATTGATCTTGACAGCCGATAAGCACCCTATTAGCTCGAACCGAATTTGACTGAACAACTAAGTATCTTTTCAGGGGACTGTAGACAACTATAGATATTTTTGGCCTCGCGGCTGCGTCAATTGTCAACGGCATTCCCCAGCTCACCTTGTACCGAACCTCGCCGCCACGTGGATGATTTGCCCGCCAGATATACGTTATTTCAAATCGACTTGAACTTAAATTTTGACGGGAGCAAGTACCACAGCATACTCTTTTGGATACTGTTGACCTAGTTCACAAAGCATCGAATCGAACCAGGATGATGCCACTGTTTCAAAGGATGAATTCCCTTTTTTGTTGTAATCGGATGGCTAGAACCGGTGCAGTCTCGATTTCTATCAATTTATAGCTCAGCTTTGAACGTGGTCAATAAATTCTCTAAAGCAGCATACCTAAAGAGCACACATTTACCTCCTTCGTATATGGCAACGCATCTATTATTACGCAGGTTAGCAAGATCGCCGATCGAAATATTGTGACTCAGAAGAATAAGTTTATACCTTGAATTATGAGTATCAACGCATTGTGTATCATGAATAGGATCATAAATACGAGTCCGACAATATGGGTCTGGATGGCGATTGCCCTAGTTATTTATGTTAGCATTTCTACCAAATATCCGACATAATTTACTTAACATACAATGACTTTTTGACCCTCTGCAAACGTGAAAGAGATTgcaagaagggcaaagaTGCTAAAGTATTGCATGATGAGGCGGCCTTGGGGTCTTGGGTAGCAGAATATCTCAAATGGAAGTTCTGGAGTAGGAGATTGATACTAATAATAAGGAATAAGTAGTAGATTTACATGGACCAGGCGCTAGATTTATATTTCGTGGAAATATAATAGGTTGCAATCAAATACTAGGAATGTGTAAAGCTTTTACCGCTAACTCTaagccacatgtgcaggtcATTTCTATTAGGCGGGGACGTAGATCAAAGCCAGCAACGCCAACATTCCAGCCACgtaacctaatattatattatgtACGTGATTTGcgttaataatattaatacaAACTTTGCCCGTGTCGTCATAATTATAGTTCACTCTACGTGAGGGGGCGAAAAGTATATAACCGCTTTTACTGGCTAGGCCCGCAAGAGCTCGTCAAATACTTATccttatattagtatatacaGCGACCATCTTTTGGGTTTAGATTGCTAGTCGTTCGATTTTGTGCTTTGAGTTTTCTGCATGTGTAAAACAAcacgaagaagaagaattttATCAAGAAGTTTAGTTAACACAAGTCTTATAACGTGACAAGGTAGGCACTAACCTATTTTACTTTGTGTGGATAACCGCCACTTATGTGGACTGACcaatattattaataaaagtgTCAAGTACTTGGCTAAGTTACCAcggcttggtgtttggcgAATAAAGTCTTTCCTTAAAGATGGGGAGATGACACAAGTGGCTTGAAGCTTTAATTGCGGCGTTGCTATTAAATGctataagtaaatactacAATTAACCTTGGcattttaggtttattataaaaaccTAGGAATTAGGCTACTAAGACTATAATAAGAGATGACATGCGGTTTCGGATAGCTGTGTTTGGATTTATTGCACTGCATAACTCTGTATTTGTTCTGATAAGGTTGTCTTATCCGGAGATAGAGTTCGCCGAGGATAGAATGTGACGAGGACTCCGGAAAGCATAGCGTACATACCTGGCTGTATAGCACGAAGACCTGGCCCCTTTGGTCTGGCAAATAGTTATAGAACTAGTGGCTAATTGAGAACGTGATTCTTAAAGACACAAGAACTTCCTGTGCTGTAACCTCCTGTGATGCGTTATATTGGATATCACATTCCTGGAATAGCCAGAATCCCGGAATAGATAGCCGTCTCCAGGAGGTGATACACAGAACTTGAAAGTCGCAGAAATTATTTTACATGTAGGTACCTCAGTACACTGTATACATATCATGCAGAGCCTAATTTTATCCTTATACTGGTCATAAAGCATCCAGTCCCGCCTTGGCCCACCAGCATATAAGTAGCTTCCCGCAGTGGTGTAACAGTGCATGTGTTCATAACGTACTTGCTTAGGCCGCAGGAATTCACGCTTAACTCTAAGCAGAGATTTGGGTTCAAACCTTGTCATATCTATATGCGAATCCAGGTTGCTCGCGAAGATCCGTATATGTCAGAAATAGGGTACTAGCCAACTCCAGTAGCCCGGACGAGCAACCAACAAGCAAGATCGCCCTACCAGTAAGCCATTACATCACCTTCTGTCTTTCAGTACATGGTACGAACCGAATAGGTGGCAGGCTGCGCTTTCATGATGCTACAAGCGCAGCGAACCTGTTATCATGGTTACATCGCGCCACGCCGTAATCCATTACATTACTCAGCGTGAATCAAGATATCCATGGTGTATCCAACACCTATCTAGCTGCCAGCGTTTTGACTAATACATAGGCCAGTTTTGTACAAGTAAATAAATGTCATCAACattttttctctctccttcTTTCCACACATGGCCGCGCCAAGGGCCACAAATTGAACACATTGATCGAAACAGATGCGTGGATATCTACCAACTGGACCTATTACGGACAATCTGTAGATTGACTACTCGGGTTAGAAAATACGCACTGCCCCGAACAGTATTACTCAAGTATAAAAGGTCGCTCCAAAGTTGTATTATATAGCGTGCTTGTCTCGTGGCCACAGAAAAGGACCTAGCAACCCTGTCTCATCACCACGAAACAAATACGCTGAGTATTTCCATCAGAGCCATGAAATCTTTTGTAGCCCCGCACTCTCACTGCCAGACTCAGGCTCGGGTTCGGCTTAGAGGCACGCTCATCGCTCACAGATAGCTCACCATCGGTGTCCTCTGCATCACCCATTTCTTCGGTAAGAAATCCGCCTTTTGGGGGAGTCCGTTTGCGCCAAAAAATTGCCACAGCAGACGGAGACTGACTTGTTATCGCAGCAATCTTGCTAATCGGATGTCAAAAGATCAGATCGCTACTTATATTTTAGGCAGCTACGTGGCTAAACTTTTAAACTTTAAGCCTACCTGCCTCTTGAATTTGTCTTTGAACTTATGTATTAAAAAGTGCAAGCTTTGCTTCTGTATCTATTAGAATTTCTGCTAAGGTGCATCTTATTTACATGATCTAAGAGTATCTAGACTTAGGGGACAGCTAAGAAGAACATCCTGGAACTTAGTTTTAGAAAATTTAGATCTTTTGATTTTTCTTAACCTTAATTTACAGATAGGCTTTCTTTTCTAGATTTTcgtaaagcttaaaaaattattactacgctatattatatatatagtataccAAGATATATCCAgagtatattatttatacttaaatacATATTTATTCCACAATCAAACATCTAGACCTATACTTTATATTCGGCTCTAGAAAAGTAGGTGGAGCCTTAGCTTTGAAAGAAAAACTCTCTATAGTCTCTTTGTATTTGACCGCAGTTGAGCCCGAGAAACCGACCGTCTCCTCTTGCACGCTGTAGCCTCAAGTGACCTCCTAGTAATGCAGGTATTATCTAGGCTTTTCGTATATAGTTTCTAACAAGATTACGTAACTTTAAGGAGCAGGAGATACACTTAGTTACGAGAGACTATCTGTTGTAAGAAATTCCCTTCCTCACACTTGAGGCATATAACGTTCCGGGCAACTCGGCTCTATACGTTAGGACAGAGTAAGTGGCTGTGGCTCTACAGCCAGCCGCAACTAGGGAGCCACCTTTTAGGTTTTGTCCTGTGATATTATTCAAAATTATTTTCTTACCCaagcttatatattagttataacTTCAAGCGTTTCTTCGCTACCATGCCACACACTTGGGAGGGAGACATATAAGCAGCACGTCAACATCCAACCTATTCGTGCCTCCACGTTTCCGAATATTTTCTCATGAATGTCTCATTTCTAACCTCGTATCTAAATAGAAAGCCCTCAACAATCATGCATCCAGACTATAGCGATATTGTCAAGGAGCTCCGTGACGAGCTGCTTTGGGAGGAAAATGACCTTGAGCAGGCCGTCAAGAACGCTCGCAAATGGGACATCCCCGAGCTAGACAAGTACGGCATCATCTCAGCTAAAGGATtcctcgactttgccgaCTGGTTGGTCAAAGGCTGGGTCCCTACCGAATCGACCCAGGGCCGGGACATCTACTACATTCTTtgtattttttattttgtcCTTTCCCAGAAGCCATTAGGCGGCCGTCAGACCAAAATCCACCCGCTTAGCATCGACCAGCCAATGAAACCTCTCTCTGAATGGGTAGTAAACTTCTCCAAGGTGGTCGGACAGAGAATGGACGAAGAAGGATCTATCAACGAGGCTTCTATAACAACATTTCGGAATTCTCCGCTTTTCCGTGTTTTTGAGTCCGAGAAGCACGCCAAGGGCTGGACGACTTTCAACAAGTTCTTCTACCGAGAACTTAACGAGGGTCGTAAAATTGATGGGCCCGAGGACGATAAGATCGTCGTGTTCCCTGCTGATTCCACTTTCACTGGCGCATATGGCATCAACGAGGACTCCGAGGTTGTTCTCAAGGAGGAAGAGTGGAGAGAGGTGAAAGAAGAGGTGATTCTAAAGAATGTACCATGGAAAGTGGCAGATCTTCTGGGAAAACATGGCAGCGAGTCGGTTCCTTCTGAACCAGGTTCTAAAAGCCCCCCACCCACCTATGGAGATCTCTTTAAAGGCGGAATCTGGACTCACGCCTACTTGAATGTGTTTGACTACCATCGTCAGCATGCCCCTGTGTCGGGGACAGTGGAAGTCGTCGATGTCATTCCTGGCACAGCCTACCTCGAGGTGCTGGTCAAGACAGACGAGCAGGTTGGCCACAATTATTTGGAGCCCTCTCGCCGGATTGCTGAGGGACAAAAGAATCCCTCCGGCATTAACACGCTTGATATGCCAGACACTCCAGGCTATCAGTTTCTTCAAACGCGAGGATTGGTAATCATCAAAAATGACAACCTAGGCAGAGTTGCCGTCTTGCCTATTGGTATGGCTACAGTCTCTTCTGTTGTTATGAAGGAGGGTCTGAAGCCTGGCGCCAAGATCAAAAAGGGAGATGAGATTTCTCACTTTCAATTTGGCGGCTCGGACTGTGTTGTCATGTTTGAGAAAAAGGCGAGAGTTTCAGGTTTTCCCGACTCTGACCCGGCTTCTCGTGAGCATTTCTTCTATGGCGAAAAATTATGCAGAGCTTACTACAAAAAGCTGCAGCCTATTTAAAGCTTTGAATCTTGATGAGGAACTTTTATTTCTCTTTGGACAATTCGCTAGGTAGATTTAGGAGAGAATAAGGGCTGGACTGCAAAGAAGTCCCACTAGCTGTTCAACACTAACTAGTGCTACTTAAATaagtaccagacttgacagtTTATTGTTTTTGGACATGTGAATAACGTATTCGTTCAAGATCAAGTTGCTCATTCAGAGGCCCAACAATGGGGCCTCACCGTCAGAACCGTCCAGTCTGGTCGACCTAATTCCCCacgtgaattgctcggcgggctccCTGTTTTGGCTAGGCGCGCTAACCCCCCTCAGTAgataagtatttattatatttaaactcttcttatattttaaagagataattaagaataaaatatatttacgtaatataaaatatatttatatattataaaatatatttatttaatataaaatatatttatatattataaaatatatttatttaatgtaaaatatatttatatattacaaaatatatttacttattataaaatatataataatatattataatatataacctaatatttAGGTACCTGGTGGTGCGTGAGCGCGCCTATCAAAACAGCTGAGCCCGTGCGCCGAGCAATCCCCCACCGCCCTCCTGGACCTATTGACACCAGACAGGACCAATCGATCAGC
The DNA window shown above is from Metarhizium brunneum chromosome 1, complete sequence and carries:
- the psd gene encoding Phosphatidylserine decarboxylase proenzyme produces the protein MHPDYSDIVKELRDELLWEENDLEQAVKNARKWDIPELDKYGIISAKGFLDFADWLVKGWVPTESTQGRDIYYILCIFYFVLSQKPLGGRQTKIHPLSIDQPMKPLSEWVVNFSKVVGQRMDEEGSINEASITTFRNSPLFRVFESEKHAKGWTTFNKFFYRELNEGRKIDGPEDDKIVVFPADSTFTGAYGINEDSEVVLKEEEWREVKEEVILKNVPWKVADLLGKHGSESVPSEPGSKSPPPTYGDLFKGGIWTHAYLNVFDYHRQHAPVSGTVEVVDVIPGTAYLEVLVKTDEQVGHNYLEPSRRIAEGQKNPSGINTLDMPDTPGYQFLQTRGLVIIKNDNLGRVAVLPIGMATVSSVVMKEGLKPGAKIKKGDEISHFQFGGSDCVVMFEKKARVSGFPDSDPASREHFFYGEKLCRAYYKKLQPI